From a region of the Leptolyngbyaceae cyanobacterium genome:
- a CDS encoding calcium-binding protein, whose translation MAGPDGLRYLLNATDDSFTLTPGFLTPYPEGLLALEGNDVIIGSIDSELILGFQGKDVLRGSSGNDSLFGGTEADEIYGEDGNDVLNGNIGSDFIVGGTGNDLIRGGRDNDFLVGGEGNDTLIGDFGQDALKGSGGSDLFVIRTDNAVSQPLSGDVILDFDASSDAIGLTGGLTEANLVFQAFSIPLLSLSSLVDITQIPQAALSEINLQQIDPNGDGSITGIYIGTNTGQWLGGAINVTQAELTGRFVSVNF comes from the coding sequence ATGGCTGGCCCAGACGGTTTGCGTTATCTCTTAAATGCCACCGATGATTCTTTCACTTTAACGCCTGGTTTCTTAACTCCCTACCCAGAAGGATTGTTAGCGCTTGAAGGTAATGATGTAATCATCGGTTCCATTGATAGCGAATTGATTTTAGGCTTTCAAGGTAAAGATGTTTTGCGTGGAAGTAGTGGTAACGATAGCCTTTTTGGGGGGACGGAAGCTGACGAAATATACGGAGAAGATGGTAACGACGTACTAAATGGCAATATTGGTAGTGATTTTATTGTTGGGGGAACGGGAAACGATCTAATTCGAGGTGGCAGAGATAATGACTTTCTAGTTGGTGGGGAGGGAAACGATACTCTAATTGGCGACTTCGGACAAGATGCACTCAAGGGAAGCGGAGGTAGCGATCTTTTTGTCATAAGAACTGATAATGCTGTTAGTCAACCATTGTCTGGAGATGTAATTCTAGATTTCGATGCTTCTAGCGATGCGATCGGTTTAACAGGAGGTTTAACAGAGGCTAATCTCGTTTTTCAAGCTTTCAGTATTCCTTTACTATCTTTGAGTAGTTTAGTTGATATTACTCAAATTCCACAGGCTGCACTTTCGGAAATCAACCTGCAACAAATCGATCCCAATGGGGATGGCAGTATAACTGGTATTTATATTGGCACTAATACTGGACAATGGTTGGGAGGAGCGATAAACGTAACGCAAGCCGAACTAACTGGTCGTTTTGTCAGCGTGAATTTTTGA